A window of the Gorilla gorilla gorilla isolate KB3781 chromosome 8, NHGRI_mGorGor1-v2.1_pri, whole genome shotgun sequence genome harbors these coding sequences:
- the LOC101142918 gene encoding LOW QUALITY PROTEIN: NUT family member 2D-like (The sequence of the model RefSeq protein was modified relative to this genomic sequence to represent the inferred CDS: deleted 1 base in 1 codon) — MFQKPVDFQILLRQLDSGASAEPGHSLGLTLGFSHCGNCQTAVVSAQPEGMASNGAYPVLGPGVTVNPGTSLSVFTALPFTTPAPGPAHGPLLVTAGVPPGGPLVLSTFPSTPLVAEQDGCGPSGAGASNVFVQMRTEVGPVKAAQAQTLVLTQAPLVWQAPGALCGGVVCPPPLLLAAAPVVPVMATQVVGGTQACEGGWSQGLPLPPPPPPAAQLPPIVSQGNAGPWPQGAHGEGSLASSQAKAPPDDSCNPRSVYENFRLWQHYKPLARRHLPQSPDTEALSCFLIPVLRSLARRKPTMTLEEGLWRAMREWQHTSNFDRMIFYEMAEKFLEFEAEEEMQIQKSQWMKGPQCLPPPATPRLEPRGPPAPEVVKQPVYLPSKAGPKAPTACLPPPRPQRPVTKARQPPPRPHQRAETKAHLPPPRPQRPAETKVPEEIPPEVVQEYVDIMEELLGPSLGATGEPEKQREEGEVKQPKEEDWTPPDPGLLSYIDKLCSQKDFVTKVEAVIHPQFLEELLSPDPQMDFLALSPELEQEEGLTLAQLVEKRLLPLKEKQHARAAPSHGTARLDSSSSKFAAGQGTERDVPDPQQGVGMETCPPQTTARDSQGRGRAHTGMARSKDSVVLLGCQDSPGLRAARPTSPPQDHRPTCPGVGTKDALDLPGGSPVRESHGLAQGSSEEEELPSLAFLLGSQHKLLPWWLPQSPVPASGLLSPEKWGPQGTHQSPSAERRGLNLAPSANKAKKRPLFGSLSPAEKTPHPGPGLRVSGEQSLTWGLGGPSQSQKRKGDPLVSRKEKKQHCSQ; from the exons ATGTTCCAGAAACCTGTTGACTTTCAAATTTTA CTGCGTCAGTTGGACTCAGGAGCATCTGCTGAGCCAGGTCACTCTCTGGGTCTTACCCTTGGCTTTTCTCATTGTGGAAACTGCCAGACAGCGGTGGTCAGTGCCCAGCCTGAGGGGATGGCTTCAAATGGAG CATACCCAGTGCTGGGACCGGGCGTGACCGTGAACCCTGGCACCTCCCTGTCTGTGTTCACGGCTCTGCCCTTCACCACACCCGCTCCCGGCCCAGCACATGGGCCGCTCCTTGTGACTGCAGGGGTTCCTCCAGGCGGCCCTCTGGTGCTGTCTACCTTCCCCAGCACACCTCTGGTGGCAGAACAGGATGGCTGCGGCCCGAGTGGGGCCGGGGCTTCCAACGTCTTTGTCCAGATGAGGACAGAGGTGGGGCCTGTGAAGGCCGCTCAGGCGCAGACCTTGGTCCTAACTCAGGCCCCCCTCGTCTGGCAGGCTCCAGGCGCCCTCTGTGGAGGTGTTGTGTGTCCACCTCCCCTACTCCTGGCAGCTGCTCCTGTGGTGCCTGTTATGGCTACCCAGGTGGTTGGGGGCACCCAGGCCTGTGAGGGAGGCTGGTCCCAGGGCCTTCctcttccaccaccaccaccaccagctgcCCAGTTGCCCCCCATTGTGTCCCAAGGGAATGCTGGGCCATGGCCACAAGGGGCTCATGGAGAGGGCAGCCTGGCTTCCTCCCAGGCCAAGGCCCCGCCAGATgactcctgtaaccccaggagTGTCTATGAGAACTTCCGACTCTGGCAGCACTACAAGCCCCTGGCCCGGAGGCACCTTCCCCAGAGTCCTGACACCGAAGCGCTTTCGTGCTTCCTCAT CCCAGTTCTCCGATCTCTGGCCCGGCGGAAGCCCACCATGACCCTGGAGGAGGGACTGTGGCGGGCCATGCGGGAATGGCAGCACACGAGCAACTTTGACCGGATGATCTTCTACGAGATGGCAGAAAA gttcctggagtttgaggctgaggaggagatgCAGATTCAGAAATCGCAATGGATGAAGGGGCCCCAGTGCCTGCCTCCTCCAGCCACACCGAGGCTTGAACCTCGAGGACCTCCGGCCCCTGAGGTGGTCAAGCAGCCAG tgTACCTTCCCAGCAAGGCCGGCCCCAAGGCCCCGACTGCCTGCCTGCCACCACCCAGGCCCCAGAGGCCAGTGACCAAGGCCCGCCAGCCACCACCCCGGCCCCACCAGCGAGCAGAGACCAAGGCCCACCTGCCACCACCCAGGCCCCAGAGACCAGCAGAGACCAAGGTCCCTGAGGAGATCCCCCCAGAAGTGGTGCAGGAGTATGTGGACATCATGGAGGAGCTGCTGGGGCCTTCCCTCGGGGCCACGGGGGAGCCCGAGAAACAACGGGAAGAGGGCGAAGTGAAGCAGCCAAAGGAAGAGGACTGGACGCCCCCAGACCCGGGCCTCCTGAGCTACATTGACAAGCTGTGTTCCCAGAAAGACTTCGTCACCAAG GTGGAGGCCGTCATTCATCCCCAATTCCTGGAAGAATTGCTTTCCCCAGATCCACAGATGGATTTCTTGGCCCTAAGCCCggagctggagcaggaggaaggactCACCCTTGCCCAG CTAGTGGAGAAGCGCCTCCTACCCTTGAAGGAGAAACAGCATGCGAGGGCAGCCCCTAGTCATGGCACAGCCCGGTTGGACTCAAGTTCTTCTAAGTTTGCAGCTGGCCAAGGAACAGAGAGAGACGTCCCTGACCCCCAACAAGGGGTTGGCATGGAAACCTGCCCACCCCAGACGACTGCCCGGGACTCTCAGGGACGAGGCAGAGCACACACTGGCATGGCCAGGTCCAAAGACTCTGTTGTGCTTTTGGGATGTCAGGATTCCCCTGGGCTGAGGGCTGCCCGGCCAACCTCTCCTCCCCAGGACCACAGACCCACCTGCCCTGGCGTGGGTACCAAGGATGCCTTGGATCTCCCTGGAGGGTCTCCTGTCAGGGAGTCACATGGGCTGGCTCAGGGATCAAGTGAGGAGGAGGAACTCCCCAGCCTGGCCTTCCTCTTGGGTTCCCAGCACAAGCTTCTGCCCTGGTGGCTACCCCAGAGCCCTGTCCCTGCCTCGGGCCTTCTCAGCCCAGAAAAGTGGGGACCCCAGGGAACTCATCAGTCCCCATCTGCTGAGAGAAGAGGCCTCAACCTAGCACCTTCTGCCAACAAGGCCAAGAAGCGACCTCTGTTTGGAAGCCTGTCCCCTGCTGAAAAGACACCCCACCCAGGGCCTGGGCTCAGGGTCTCTGGGGAGCAATCCCTGACTTGGGGGCTGGGTGGCCCCTCACAGTCTCAAAAGAGAAAGGGTGACCCCTTGGTctccaggaaggagaagaagcagCATTGTAGCCAGTAG